One window of the Bacillus sp. (in: firmicutes) genome contains the following:
- a CDS encoding YihA family ribosome biogenesis GTP-binding protein, with amino-acid sequence MKVHDAHLVISAVKQEQYPEGNLPEFALAGRSNVGKSSFINKMINRKNLARTSSKPGKTQTLNFYNINDQLHFVDVPGYGFAKVSKKEREAWGKMIETYLTTREQLRAVILIVDLRHPPTSDDCMMYDFLKHYEIPTIVIATKADKIPKGKWQKHVKITKETLHLDPEDDLVIFSSETGQGKDEAWKCILKYMN; translated from the coding sequence GTGAAGGTACATGATGCTCATTTAGTTATCAGTGCTGTCAAACAAGAACAATATCCTGAAGGGAATTTGCCTGAATTTGCATTAGCAGGAAGGTCAAACGTTGGAAAGTCATCCTTCATTAATAAAATGATCAATCGAAAAAATTTAGCACGTACATCTTCTAAGCCGGGGAAAACGCAAACATTAAATTTTTATAACATCAATGACCAATTGCACTTTGTCGACGTTCCTGGATATGGGTTCGCGAAAGTATCGAAAAAAGAACGTGAAGCATGGGGAAAGATGATTGAAACGTACTTAACGACACGGGAACAATTAAGAGCGGTAATTCTTATTGTGGATTTACGTCATCCACCGACAAGCGACGATTGTATGATGTACGACTTTTTAAAGCATTACGAAATCCCAACCATTGTCATTGCGACAAAAGCGGATAAAATTCCTAAAGGCAAGTGGCAAAAACATGTAAAAATAACAAAAGAGACGCTTCATTTAGATCCAGAAGACGATTTAGTCATCTTTTCGTCTGAAACTGGACAAGGAAAAGATGAAGCTTGGAAGTGTATTCTTAAATATATGAATTAA
- the lon gene encoding endopeptidase La: MNSTIERPIPLLPLRGLLVYPTMVLHLDVGRERSVQALEKAMMDDNIIFLTTQKDVAIDEPTEDDLYRMGTLTKVKQMLKLPNGTIRVLVEGMKRAEIVEFFDEGSYFAATLKTYEDPATADVEEKALMRTVLDYFEQYIKLSKKISAETFATVSDMEEPGRLADIVSSHLPLKLKEKQEILETIDIKERLNRVIEIIHNEKEVLHLEKKISQRVKRAMERTQKEYYLREQMKAIQKELGEKEGKTGEIAELTEKIEQAGMPEHVKKTAMKELERYEKVPSNSAESAVIRNYIDWLLALPWSKATKDDLNLQKAERILNRDHYGLDKVKERVLEYLAVQQLTKSLKGPILCLAGPPGVGKTSLARSIAESLGRKFVRISLGGVRDESEIRGHRRTYVGAMPGRIIQGMKKAGTINPVFLLDEIDKMSSDFRGDPSAALLEVLDPEQNATFSDHYIEETYDLSKVMFIATANDLSTIPGPLRDRMEIITIPGYTEIEKIHIAKNHLLPKQIKEHGLTKGQLQVRDEALKNIVRYYTREAGVRGLERQIATICRKTAKIIVSGEKKRVVVTEKQLKQLLGKEKFRYGQAELTDQVGVATGLAYTAFGGDTLQIEVSLTPGKGKLVLTGKLGDVMKESAQTAFSYVRSKAKEWNIEEDFHEKYDIHIHVPEGAVPKDGPSAGITIATALFSALTNRPVKKDVGMTGEITLRGRVLPIGGVKEKTLSAHRAGLKTVILPQENEKDIDDIPSSVRKDLHFVLVSHVDEVLQTALRGETGEGT, from the coding sequence ATGAATTCAACGATAGAACGACCTATTCCCCTCCTTCCATTGCGAGGATTGCTCGTCTATCCTACGATGGTCCTGCACTTAGACGTTGGTCGTGAGCGTTCCGTTCAAGCGTTAGAGAAAGCGATGATGGATGACAACATCATTTTTTTAACCACGCAAAAGGATGTAGCTATCGACGAACCAACGGAAGATGATTTGTATCGGATGGGAACATTAACGAAAGTAAAACAAATGTTAAAGCTTCCAAACGGTACCATTCGTGTATTAGTTGAAGGAATGAAGCGAGCGGAAATTGTGGAATTTTTTGATGAAGGATCGTATTTTGCCGCCACGTTAAAAACATACGAAGATCCAGCGACAGCGGACGTCGAAGAAAAGGCGCTCATGCGGACTGTCTTAGACTATTTTGAACAATACATAAAATTGTCCAAAAAGATATCCGCTGAAACATTTGCAACTGTATCCGATATGGAAGAGCCAGGGCGTCTCGCTGATATTGTGTCATCCCACTTGCCGTTAAAGTTAAAAGAAAAACAAGAAATTTTAGAGACGATTGATATTAAAGAACGGTTAAATCGTGTGATTGAAATTATTCATAATGAAAAAGAGGTGCTCCATCTAGAAAAGAAAATCAGTCAGCGTGTCAAACGAGCGATGGAGCGAACACAAAAAGAGTATTATTTGCGTGAACAAATGAAAGCGATCCAAAAAGAGCTAGGGGAAAAAGAGGGAAAGACAGGCGAAATTGCTGAACTGACTGAAAAAATCGAGCAAGCAGGCATGCCTGAGCATGTGAAAAAAACAGCAATGAAAGAGCTGGAACGTTATGAGAAAGTACCGAGCAATTCAGCTGAAAGTGCAGTTATTCGAAATTATATCGATTGGCTTTTAGCTCTTCCTTGGTCAAAAGCAACAAAAGACGACTTAAATCTGCAAAAAGCGGAACGTATTTTAAACCGAGACCATTATGGACTTGATAAAGTAAAAGAACGAGTATTGGAATATTTAGCTGTTCAACAGTTAACAAAATCGTTAAAAGGGCCGATTTTATGCTTAGCTGGTCCACCAGGGGTCGGTAAAACGAGCTTAGCCCGTTCCATTGCAGAATCGCTTGGTCGCAAGTTTGTCCGTATTTCCCTCGGGGGCGTTCGAGATGAGTCGGAAATCCGTGGGCATCGACGTACATATGTCGGCGCGATGCCAGGACGGATCATCCAAGGAATGAAAAAAGCAGGAACGATTAATCCGGTATTTTTACTCGATGAGATAGATAAAATGTCTAGCGATTTCCGAGGAGATCCATCGGCCGCTTTATTGGAAGTATTAGATCCAGAACAAAACGCCACATTTAGTGATCATTATATTGAAGAAACGTATGATTTATCTAAAGTCATGTTTATCGCAACGGCTAACGACTTATCTACGATACCAGGGCCGTTACGAGATCGCATGGAGATTATCACTATTCCTGGTTATACCGAAATAGAAAAAATTCACATTGCGAAAAATCATTTGTTACCAAAACAAATTAAAGAACATGGTTTAACAAAAGGGCAGCTACAAGTCCGAGACGAAGCGTTAAAAAATATTGTTCGTTATTACACGCGAGAAGCTGGCGTCCGTGGACTGGAGCGGCAAATTGCTACCATTTGCCGTAAAACCGCTAAAATTATTGTTAGCGGTGAAAAAAAGCGTGTCGTGGTAACTGAAAAGCAGCTAAAGCAATTGCTAGGTAAAGAAAAATTCCGTTACGGACAAGCAGAATTGACCGATCAAGTAGGTGTGGCAACAGGATTAGCTTATACCGCGTTTGGTGGAGATACGTTACAAATTGAAGTTTCCTTGACTCCAGGGAAAGGAAAGCTCGTATTGACTGGTAAATTAGGAGACGTTATGAAAGAATCTGCACAAACGGCGTTTAGTTACGTTCGTTCGAAAGCAAAAGAATGGAACATTGAAGAAGACTTCCATGAAAAATATGATATTCATATTCACGTGCCTGAAGGAGCTGTTCCAAAAGACGGTCCTTCTGCTGGTATTACGATTGCTACCGCTCTATTTTCGGCGTTAACGAATCGACCGGTAAAGAAAGATGTCGGCATGACCGGTGAAATCACTCTTCGTGGTCGCGTATTGCCGATTGGTGGGGTTAAAGAAAAAACGTTAAGTGCGCATCGAGCCGGATTAAAGACGGTTATTTTACCTCAAGAAAACGAAAAAGATATAGATGATATTCCTTCGAGTGTACGAAAAGATCTTCACTTTGTGTTAGTTTCCCATGTCGATGAAGTGCTTCAAACAGCATTAAGGGGGGAGACTGGTGAAGGTACATGA